A single window of Streptomyces griseoviridis DNA harbors:
- a CDS encoding alpha-mannosidase: MHDERRRIEERVARLHTQRIKPAIHSASVPFEVTAWQAPGEPVPFDEAAAATYTPFAMDTPWGPPWGTTWFRMRGQVPAAYAGRRVEAVIDLGFVGDWPGNQAEALVHLTDGTPLKAVNPLNQYVPIADPATGGEQIDYLVEAASNPDILAGDFAAPTPLGDVRTAGDQPLYTFRRADIAVLDEQVFHLDLDIQVLYELMLELGEHDPRRHEIAHALDRAMDLLDLDDISGSATAVREALAPALAKPAHASAHVISGVGHAHIDSAWLWPIRETKRKTSRTFSNVTSLAEEYEEFVFACSQAQQYEWVRDHYPKVWARIQESVKKGQWAPVGGMWVEADGNLPGGEAVARQFIHGKRFFIEHFGIETKGVWLPDSFGYNAAYPQLAKLAGNEWFLTQKISWNQTNKFPHHTFWWEGIDGTRIFTHFPPVDTYNARFSGEEMSRAVRNYQEKGGATRSLAPFGWGDGGGGPTREIMERARRLRDLEGSPKVEVEHPDAFFAKARAEYEDAPVWVGELYLELHRATYTSQARTKQGNRRSEHKLREAELWATTAALHAPGYQYPHAHLDRLWKTVLLHQFHDILPGSSIAWVHREAEAEYARVAEELETLTTEAVAALGDGGTRVFNTSPCDRAEVVRGPGGELAYVEVPAGGSAPLEDAQPVEPVTVTGRVLDNGIVRVEVAEDGTLASVRDLRADREVLAGPGNLLRLHTDLPNYWDAWDVDKHYRNRYTDLLDADSVTVVDTDPLLGSVRVTRSFGKGSTVTQTITVRAGSARIDFETDIDWHEAEKFLKAGFPVDLRAAHTSAEIAYGHVQRPTHTNTSWEAARFEVSGHRWVHIAEPGYGVAVLNDATYGHDVTRTVREDGGTTTTVRLSLVRAPRVPDPGADQGRHRFTYALLPGASIEDAVAEGYALNLPLRVADAAGAPRPVVSVDGDGVTVEAVKLADDGSGDVVVRLYESRGGRARGVLRTGFALAGAEVTDLLERPLESADTGADGVTVELRPFQILTLRLRRAEES; the protein is encoded by the coding sequence ATGCACGACGAACGCCGCCGGATCGAGGAGCGCGTAGCGCGCCTCCACACCCAGCGCATCAAGCCCGCGATCCACTCCGCCAGCGTCCCCTTCGAGGTGACCGCGTGGCAGGCACCGGGCGAGCCCGTCCCCTTCGACGAGGCCGCCGCCGCGACCTACACCCCCTTCGCCATGGACACCCCCTGGGGCCCGCCCTGGGGCACCACCTGGTTCCGGATGCGCGGCCAGGTGCCCGCCGCGTACGCGGGCCGCCGCGTCGAGGCCGTCATCGACCTCGGCTTCGTGGGCGACTGGCCGGGCAACCAGGCCGAGGCGCTCGTCCACCTCACCGACGGCACCCCGCTCAAGGCCGTCAACCCGCTCAACCAGTACGTGCCGATCGCCGACCCGGCCACCGGCGGTGAGCAGATCGACTACCTCGTCGAGGCCGCCTCCAACCCCGACATCCTCGCGGGCGACTTCGCCGCCCCGACCCCGCTCGGCGACGTCCGCACCGCTGGCGACCAGCCCCTGTACACCTTCAGGCGCGCCGACATCGCCGTCCTCGACGAGCAGGTCTTCCACCTCGACCTGGACATCCAGGTGCTGTACGAGCTGATGCTGGAACTGGGCGAGCACGACCCGCGCCGGCACGAGATCGCGCACGCCCTCGACCGCGCGATGGACCTCCTCGACCTCGACGACATCTCCGGCTCGGCCACCGCCGTCCGCGAGGCGCTCGCCCCGGCCCTGGCCAAGCCCGCCCACGCCAGCGCCCACGTCATCTCGGGCGTCGGCCACGCGCACATCGACTCCGCCTGGCTCTGGCCGATCCGCGAGACCAAGCGCAAGACCTCCCGCACCTTCTCCAACGTCACCTCGCTGGCCGAGGAGTACGAGGAGTTCGTCTTCGCCTGCTCGCAGGCCCAGCAGTACGAATGGGTCCGCGACCACTACCCCAAGGTCTGGGCCCGCATCCAGGAGTCCGTGAAGAAGGGCCAGTGGGCGCCGGTCGGCGGCATGTGGGTGGAGGCCGACGGCAACCTGCCGGGCGGCGAGGCGGTCGCCCGCCAGTTCATCCACGGCAAGCGCTTCTTCATCGAGCACTTCGGCATCGAGACCAAGGGAGTCTGGCTGCCCGACTCCTTCGGCTACAACGCGGCCTACCCCCAACTCGCCAAGCTCGCGGGCAACGAGTGGTTCCTCACCCAGAAGATCTCCTGGAACCAGACCAACAAGTTTCCCCACCACACCTTCTGGTGGGAGGGCATCGACGGCACCCGCATCTTCACCCACTTCCCGCCCGTCGACACCTACAACGCCCGCTTCAGCGGCGAGGAGATGTCCCGCGCGGTCCGCAACTACCAGGAGAAGGGCGGCGCCACCCGCTCGCTCGCCCCCTTCGGCTGGGGCGACGGCGGTGGCGGCCCGACCCGCGAGATCATGGAACGCGCCCGCCGCCTCAGGGACCTGGAGGGCTCACCGAAGGTCGAGGTCGAGCACCCCGACGCGTTCTTCGCCAAGGCCCGCGCCGAGTACGAGGACGCCCCCGTCTGGGTCGGCGAGCTGTACCTGGAGCTGCACCGCGCCACCTACACCTCCCAGGCCCGCACCAAGCAGGGCAACCGGCGCAGCGAACACAAGCTGCGCGAGGCCGAGTTGTGGGCGACGACGGCCGCCCTGCACGCCCCCGGCTACCAGTACCCGCACGCCCACCTCGACCGGCTCTGGAAGACGGTCCTGCTCCACCAGTTCCACGACATCCTGCCGGGCTCCTCGATCGCCTGGGTGCACCGCGAGGCGGAGGCCGAATACGCCCGCGTCGCCGAGGAGTTGGAGACCCTCACCACCGAGGCGGTGGCCGCGCTCGGCGACGGCGGCACCCGGGTGTTCAACACCAGCCCGTGCGACCGGGCCGAGGTGGTGCGCGGCCCCGGCGGCGAACTCGCCTACGTCGAGGTCCCGGCCGGCGGCAGCGCCCCGCTGGAGGACGCCCAGCCCGTCGAGCCGGTGACGGTGACCGGACGCGTCCTCGACAACGGCATCGTCCGCGTCGAGGTCGCCGAGGACGGCACCCTCGCCTCGGTGCGCGACCTGCGCGCCGACCGCGAGGTCCTCGCGGGGCCGGGCAACCTGCTGCGCCTGCACACCGACCTGCCCAACTACTGGGACGCCTGGGACGTCGACAAGCACTACAGGAACCGGTACACCGACCTCCTCGACGCCGACTCCGTCACGGTCGTCGACACCGATCCGCTGCTCGGCTCGGTCCGCGTCACCCGCTCCTTCGGCAAGGGCTCGACCGTCACCCAGACGATCACCGTCCGCGCGGGCAGCGCCCGGATCGACTTCGAGACGGACATCGACTGGCACGAGGCCGAGAAGTTCCTCAAGGCCGGATTCCCCGTCGACCTGCGCGCCGCGCACACCTCCGCCGAGATCGCCTACGGCCACGTCCAGCGGCCCACCCACACCAACACCAGCTGGGAGGCGGCCCGTTTCGAGGTCTCGGGACACCGCTGGGTGCACATCGCCGAACCCGGCTACGGCGTCGCCGTCCTCAACGACGCGACCTACGGCCACGACGTCACCCGCACGGTCCGCGAGGACGGCGGCACCACCACCACGGTCCGGCTCAGCCTGGTGCGCGCCCCGCGCGTCCCCGACCCCGGCGCCGACCAGGGCCGTCACCGCTTCACCTACGCCCTGCTGCCCGGCGCGAGCATCGAGGACGCGGTCGCCGAGGGCTACGCCCTCAACCTCCCGCTGCGGGTGGCCGACGCGGCCGGAGCCCCGCGCCCGGTGGTCTCCGTGGACGGCGACGGAGTGACCGTCGAGGCCGTCAAGCTCGCCGACGACGGCTCGGGCGACGTCGTCGTCCGGCTCTACGAGTCGCGCGGCGGCCGGGCCAGGGGCGTGCTGCGCACCGGCTTCGCGCTGGCCGGTGCCGAGGTCACCGACCTCCTCGAACGCCCCCTGGAGAGCGCCGACACCGGCGCCGACGGCGTCACCGTGGAGCTGCGGCCCTTCCAGATCCTCACCCTGCGGCTGCGGCGGGCCGAGGAGAGCTGA
- a CDS encoding carbohydrate binding domain-containing protein translates to MRNTLRRHRRRLLAFLGTAALALAGAVALPGTAQAANVLTNPGFESGALSPWTCAGTLGSIVSSPVHGGSKALAGAASSSDIAQCSQTVAVQPNTTYSLSGWVRGSYVYLGVDGGASTWTTSPSAYSQLSVSFTTGAAQTSAKIYVHGWYAQGTYYADDISLDGPGGGGGGDTQAPSTPSGLTSTGKTSSSVSLAWNAATDNVGVTAYDIYSGSSQLLSVSATSATVSGLSPSTAYTFTVKARDAAGNVSGASNAVSVTTDAGSGGGTAFKQAAPYLYEGWGDPPNPTTVMSATGVKWFTMAFVLDSGGCNPSWDGSRPLTGGVDQTAINQIRSAGGDIVPSFGGWQGSKLGANCSSASALAGALQKVIDAYSLKAIDMDIENTDEFENEAVQARILTALKTVKANNPGLRTIVTFGTSTTGPTYYGNRLIEQAQSLGANIDVFTIMPFDFGGGSDMYGNTVNAAEGLKTKLKSTFGWDDATAYAHIGISGMNGLSDQQENTTAAIWTSIRDWSNSHHIARLAYWAVNRDRPCPGGGVVDNCSGISQDTWQFTRITAGFTG, encoded by the coding sequence GTGCGCAACACACTCCGACGGCACAGACGCCGTCTTCTCGCGTTCCTCGGCACCGCGGCGCTCGCGCTCGCCGGCGCCGTCGCCCTTCCGGGCACCGCCCAGGCGGCCAACGTCCTCACCAACCCCGGCTTCGAGTCGGGTGCTCTCTCCCCGTGGACCTGCGCGGGCACCCTCGGTTCGATCGTCTCCTCCCCCGTGCACGGCGGCTCCAAGGCCCTCGCGGGCGCGGCGAGTTCGAGCGACATCGCGCAGTGCAGCCAGACCGTCGCGGTGCAGCCGAACACCACGTACAGCCTCAGCGGCTGGGTGCGCGGCTCGTACGTCTACCTCGGCGTGGACGGCGGCGCCTCGACGTGGACGACCTCCCCGTCGGCGTACAGCCAGCTCAGCGTCTCCTTCACCACCGGCGCCGCGCAGACCAGCGCCAAGATCTATGTGCACGGCTGGTACGCGCAGGGCACCTACTACGCGGACGACATCAGCCTGGACGGTCCGGGCGGCGGTGGCGGCGGTGACACCCAGGCGCCCAGCACGCCGTCGGGTCTCACCTCGACCGGCAAGACCTCGTCGAGCGTCTCCCTGGCGTGGAACGCGGCCACGGACAACGTGGGCGTCACCGCGTACGACATCTACAGCGGGTCCTCCCAGCTGCTCAGCGTCTCCGCGACCAGCGCCACGGTCAGCGGGCTCTCGCCCAGCACCGCGTACACCTTCACCGTCAAGGCGCGGGACGCGGCGGGCAACGTGTCCGGCGCCTCCAACGCGGTGAGCGTCACGACGGACGCGGGCAGCGGCGGCGGCACCGCCTTCAAGCAGGCCGCCCCCTATCTGTACGAAGGCTGGGGCGACCCGCCGAACCCGACGACGGTGATGAGCGCGACCGGCGTCAAGTGGTTCACGATGGCGTTCGTGCTCGACTCCGGCGGCTGCAACCCGTCGTGGGACGGCAGCCGTCCGCTGACCGGCGGGGTCGACCAGACCGCGATCAACCAGATCCGCTCGGCGGGCGGCGACATCGTGCCGTCGTTCGGCGGCTGGCAGGGCAGCAAGCTCGGCGCCAACTGCTCCTCGGCGAGCGCGCTCGCCGGGGCGTTGCAGAAGGTGATCGACGCCTACTCGCTCAAGGCGATCGACATGGACATCGAGAACACCGACGAGTTCGAGAACGAGGCCGTGCAGGCGCGCATCCTCACCGCGCTGAAGACGGTCAAGGCCAACAACCCCGGCCTGCGGACGATCGTCACGTTCGGCACCTCGACGACCGGTCCGACCTACTACGGCAACCGGCTGATCGAGCAGGCGCAGTCGCTGGGCGCCAACATCGACGTCTTCACGATCATGCCGTTCGACTTCGGCGGCGGCTCCGACATGTACGGCAACACCGTGAACGCGGCGGAGGGTCTGAAGACGAAGCTGAAGTCGACGTTCGGCTGGGACGACGCCACCGCGTACGCCCACATCGGCATCTCCGGCATGAACGGCCTCTCCGACCAGCAGGAGAACACGACCGCGGCGATCTGGACGAGCATCCGCGACTGGTCCAACAGCCACCACATCGCGCGGCTCGCGTACTGGGCCGTCAACCGTGACCGGCCGTGCCCCGGCGGTGGTGTGGTGGACAACTGCTCCGGCATCAGCCAGGACACCTGGCAGTTCACCCGGATCACGGCGGGCTTCACCGGCTAG
- a CDS encoding ATP-grasp domain-containing protein, which translates to MVSRVRVWLNRTYAENVFFMDQLRRNPSDRAVEIHATHGDPDSPVLAAADTAELEPEGLSPAAYVEFALDQCQRRGIDVFVPRLHQSAIVAHRAEFEALGTALLAPPPEAVAVFHDKVIAYEAVQAIGVPVPPWWRVRTAAELVTAVEALEADGQKACFKPASGAGGVGFRVITRSPFSMTQLSGFPSPYVPLDLVVEALESADAGVGVDWLVMPRLEQPEVSVDCLTGPDNLIRLAVGRTKNGRRRGFTLHEQWLEPARLIAEGFGLHYLSNIQFRMFGDRPVLMDVNTRPAGGLHQLSLCGVNAPWAAVQLALGEDPGEMAPPFLGQDYTVVSGPRPLRPVTLPPQRIEEPAEPLLPSVPAVAVEPSVAESVGSTGSSAAGALRL; encoded by the coding sequence ATGGTCTCTCGCGTACGCGTCTGGCTCAACCGCACGTACGCGGAGAACGTGTTCTTCATGGATCAGCTGCGGCGAAATCCCAGCGATCGCGCGGTCGAGATCCACGCCACGCACGGCGACCCCGACTCCCCCGTACTGGCCGCCGCCGACACCGCGGAGCTGGAGCCCGAGGGCCTCTCCCCGGCCGCGTACGTCGAGTTCGCGCTCGACCAGTGCCAGCGGCGCGGCATCGACGTGTTCGTGCCCCGTCTGCACCAGTCGGCGATCGTGGCGCACCGCGCCGAGTTCGAGGCTCTCGGCACGGCGCTGCTGGCGCCGCCGCCCGAGGCCGTGGCCGTCTTCCACGACAAGGTGATCGCGTACGAGGCGGTCCAGGCGATCGGCGTGCCGGTGCCGCCGTGGTGGCGGGTGCGGACGGCGGCCGAACTGGTGACGGCCGTGGAGGCGCTGGAGGCGGACGGCCAGAAGGCGTGCTTCAAGCCGGCGTCGGGCGCGGGCGGGGTGGGCTTCCGGGTGATCACCCGCTCTCCGTTCTCGATGACCCAGCTGAGCGGCTTCCCGAGCCCGTACGTTCCGCTCGACCTGGTGGTCGAGGCGCTGGAGTCGGCCGACGCGGGCGTCGGCGTCGACTGGCTGGTCATGCCGCGGCTGGAGCAGCCGGAGGTGTCGGTGGACTGCCTGACCGGTCCCGACAACCTGATCAGGCTCGCCGTGGGCCGCACGAAGAACGGCAGGCGGCGCGGGTTCACGCTGCACGAGCAGTGGCTGGAACCGGCCCGGCTGATCGCCGAGGGGTTCGGGCTGCACTATCTGTCCAACATCCAGTTCCGGATGTTCGGCGACCGCCCGGTGCTGATGGACGTCAACACCCGCCCGGCGGGCGGGCTGCACCAGCTGTCGCTGTGCGGGGTCAACGCCCCTTGGGCGGCTGTGCAGTTGGCGCTGGGTGAGGACCCGGGCGAGATGGCGCCGCCGTTCCTCGGCCAGGACTACACGGTGGTGTCGGGCCCGCGTCCGCTGCGCCCGGTGACGCTGCCGCCGCAGCGGATCGAGGAGCCGGCCGAGCCGCTGCTGCCGTCGGTGCCCGCGGTGGCCGTGGAGCCGTCGGTCGCCGAGTCCGTCGGTTCGACCGGGTCGTCGGCGGCAGGCGCGCTGCGCCTCTGA
- a CDS encoding metallophosphoesterase family protein: protein MTSRAGGAGQLLAISDLHIGYAENRALVERMRPGSDDDWLLVAGDVSETTEDIRWVLKTLAGRFRQVVWVPGNHELWTHPKDPVTLRGVARYEHLVALCRELGVLTPEDPYPVWEGPGGPVVVAPLFLLYDYSFLPPGRTTKEQGLEYAHGTGVVCNDEYLLHPDPYPSREAWCRARVAETERRLAELPEDLPTVLVNHYPLDRHPTDVLWYPEFAMWCGTRLTADWHRRFRVEAMVYGHLHIPRTTFHEGVRFEEVSVGYPREWRKRSGPPGQLRRILPKEVGTA, encoded by the coding sequence GTGACGTCGAGGGCCGGTGGGGCCGGGCAGTTGCTCGCCATCAGCGATCTGCACATCGGCTACGCCGAGAACCGCGCGCTGGTCGAACGGATGCGCCCCGGTTCGGACGACGACTGGCTGCTGGTCGCCGGTGACGTCTCCGAGACCACGGAGGACATCCGCTGGGTCCTGAAGACCCTCGCGGGCCGCTTCCGCCAGGTCGTGTGGGTGCCGGGCAACCACGAGCTGTGGACCCACCCGAAGGACCCCGTGACGCTGCGCGGTGTCGCGCGCTACGAGCATCTCGTCGCCCTCTGCCGGGAACTGGGCGTCCTCACCCCCGAGGACCCGTACCCGGTGTGGGAGGGGCCCGGCGGGCCCGTCGTCGTCGCGCCGCTGTTCCTCCTCTACGACTACTCGTTCCTGCCGCCCGGCCGCACCACCAAGGAACAGGGCCTGGAGTACGCGCACGGCACCGGAGTCGTCTGCAACGACGAGTACCTGCTGCACCCCGACCCGTACCCGAGCCGGGAGGCGTGGTGCCGGGCCCGGGTCGCCGAGACCGAGCGCAGGCTCGCCGAACTGCCCGAGGACCTGCCCACCGTCCTCGTCAACCACTACCCGCTCGACCGGCACCCCACGGACGTCCTGTGGTACCCCGAGTTCGCCATGTGGTGCGGCACCCGCCTGACCGCCGACTGGCACCGCAGGTTCCGTGTCGAGGCGATGGTCTACGGCCATCTGCACATCCCGCGGACCACCTTCCACGAGGGCGTCCGCTTCGAAGAGGTGTCCGTCGGGTACCCCCGTGAGTGGCGCAAGCGGTCCGGGCCCCCCGGGCAGCTGCGCCGGATTCTGCCGAAGGAGGTCGGGACCGCGTGA
- a CDS encoding 4'-phosphopantetheinyl transferase family protein, producing the protein MIEELLPDEVVAVEVHGDDGSEPAPLYPEEAEVVARAVEKRRREFALVRACARRAMEKLGVEPVPLLPGERGAPGWPPGLAGSMTHCAGYCAAALVRTTDLASVGIDAEPNGPLPDGVEETVALPSEVARLRELAARIPEVHWDRLLFSAKESVYKAWFPLTRLWLDFSEADIDIAPDPGERTRGTFRARLLVPGPVLAGHRVTHFDGRWSARQGIVATAIAVPHPRTH; encoded by the coding sequence GTGATCGAGGAGCTGCTGCCGGACGAGGTGGTGGCCGTGGAGGTGCACGGCGACGACGGCTCCGAGCCCGCGCCGCTGTACCCCGAGGAGGCCGAGGTCGTCGCGCGGGCCGTGGAGAAGCGGCGGCGCGAGTTCGCCCTGGTGCGGGCGTGCGCCCGCCGGGCCATGGAGAAGCTCGGCGTGGAGCCGGTGCCGCTGCTGCCCGGTGAACGCGGCGCCCCCGGCTGGCCGCCCGGCCTGGCGGGCAGCATGACGCACTGCGCCGGCTACTGCGCCGCCGCCCTGGTGCGCACCACCGACCTCGCCTCGGTCGGCATCGACGCCGAGCCGAACGGCCCGCTCCCCGACGGCGTCGAGGAGACCGTGGCGCTGCCGTCCGAGGTGGCCAGGCTGCGCGAGCTGGCGGCGCGGATCCCCGAGGTCCACTGGGACCGGCTGCTGTTCAGCGCGAAGGAGTCCGTCTACAAGGCGTGGTTCCCGCTGACCCGCCTCTGGCTCGACTTCTCCGAGGCCGACATCGACATCGCCCCCGACCCCGGCGAACGCACCCGCGGCACCTTCCGGGCCCGGCTGCTGGTCCCGGGCCCGGTCCTCGCGGGCCACCGCGTCACGCACTTCGACGGCCGCTGGAGCGCGCGGCAGGGCATCGTGGCGACGGCGATCGCGGTCCCGCACCCGCGGACCCACTGA
- a CDS encoding toxin-antitoxin system, toxin component, whose protein sequence is MRRLCGELVAELTLPAPAPPAELYGALCAAMSRRRGRPVQFRMSAFPAGTASGLWLDMADRDLVVVEERTAPDHQLVILGHELWHMSAGHCGHHVEGAQVAARLLGGGDGFDDVDDTALRDTVRRVAARSSFDLADEQEAETFGLLLASKCRTWLAGSSLRGPVQRDHLAGRIEASLGYLGPQG, encoded by the coding sequence ATGCGCCGCCTGTGCGGCGAACTGGTCGCGGAACTGACCCTCCCGGCCCCGGCACCGCCGGCGGAGCTGTACGGCGCGCTCTGCGCGGCCATGAGCAGACGGCGCGGGCGGCCCGTGCAGTTCCGGATGTCGGCGTTCCCGGCCGGCACGGCCAGCGGTCTCTGGCTCGACATGGCCGACCGCGACCTCGTCGTCGTCGAGGAACGCACCGCGCCCGACCACCAGTTGGTAATCCTGGGGCACGAGCTGTGGCACATGAGCGCCGGGCACTGCGGCCACCACGTGGAGGGCGCGCAGGTCGCGGCCCGCTTACTGGGCGGCGGTGACGGCTTCGACGACGTCGACGACACCGCCCTGCGCGACACGGTGCGGCGGGTCGCCGCGCGCAGCAGCTTCGACCTGGCCGACGAGCAGGAGGCCGAGACCTTCGGGCTGCTGCTGGCCAGCAAGTGCCGTACGTGGCTGGCGGGTTCGTCGCTGCGCGGCCCGGTGCAGCGCGACCACCTCGCGGGCCGCATCGAGGCGTCCCTCGGCTATCTCGGCCCGCAGGGCTGA
- a CDS encoding helix-turn-helix domain-containing protein — translation MTDGFESPGTTATAALPAVVARVTALADRLGVPLAEVFHTGRLSTASGVPEPVVKDLLGGRPAGEPDVQARFLQRLGQLRRTRLKPTGRKYTQQEIADGAGMSRQQAGALINGDRRPTMEHCDALQRFFRVHAGFLTAEDPEALLGALQATEQELLQKLAEREAAAALDDPLERLLQDHGVRGIAWRAAQLPTDQHRDKVAEWLDMLLESVKRPES, via the coding sequence GTGACGGATGGCTTCGAGAGTCCGGGCACCACGGCGACCGCCGCCCTGCCGGCCGTCGTCGCTCGCGTCACCGCGCTCGCCGACCGGCTCGGCGTCCCGCTCGCGGAGGTCTTCCACACCGGCCGTCTGTCCACCGCCTCCGGTGTCCCCGAACCCGTCGTCAAGGACCTGCTCGGGGGCCGCCCGGCCGGCGAACCCGACGTCCAGGCCCGGTTCCTGCAACGGCTCGGCCAGTTGCGCCGCACCCGGCTCAAACCCACCGGCCGCAAGTACACCCAGCAGGAGATCGCCGACGGCGCGGGCATGTCCCGCCAGCAGGCGGGCGCCCTCATCAACGGCGACCGGCGGCCCACCATGGAGCACTGCGACGCCCTCCAGCGCTTCTTCCGGGTGCACGCGGGGTTCCTGACCGCCGAGGACCCGGAGGCGCTCCTCGGCGCCCTCCAGGCCACCGAGCAGGAGCTGCTCCAGAAGCTCGCCGAACGGGAGGCGGCGGCCGCCCTCGACGACCCGCTGGAGCGGCTGCTCCAGGACCACGGGGTGCGCGGCATCGCCTGGCGGGCCGCCCAACTCCCCACCGACCAGCACCGCGACAAGGTCGCCGAGTGGCTGGACATGCTCCTGGAGAGCGTCAAACGGCCCGAGTCGTGA